In Candidatus Methylomirabilis lanthanidiphila, the genomic window ACTTCAGGGGTCTCGGTGGGTCCTGATCTGTCCAACCAGATGATGACCGCCCACTTCACGCTGCTCCAGGAGGCGGTTCGCATCGTCGTAGCCCTGTGCTGGCTGGTATTAGGCAGCACGTTACTATTGCGCTGGAGGGCTCCGGACGCGCCAAAACGTACACGGAATCCAACGTCGATGGTTGGCCTTGGGCTGCAATGCATGGGAACCGCCATGACCTTTTTGATGCGCCGCCCGCGATTCACGCCTTTCCTACCGCTTGGCGCCCCGTTCGAGATCCTCCTGGCAGTGGTTGCGATCGCGCTCGCCGTCGGGTCGGCATGGCTCACGCTGGCGACAATCCGCACGCTCGGGAGGCACTGGAGCCTTGAGGCGCGTTTGGTGGAGGGACATAAGCTGCTGACAGAAGGACCGTTTCGGGTCGTACGGCATCCGATTTACGCGGCG contains:
- a CDS encoding Isoprenylcysteine carboxyl methyltransferase (ICMT) family protein, translated to MGPDLSNQMMTAHFTLLQEAVRIVVALCWLVLGSTLLLRWRAPDAPKRTRNPTSMVGLGLQCMGTAMTFLMRRPRFTPFLPLGAPFEILLAVVAIALAVGSAWLTLATIRTLGRHWSLEARLVEGHKLLTEGPFRVVRHPIYAAMLGMLLANRLAVSRPAALLPALVVYGIGGAVRIRSEDKLLREMFGREFEVYARRVPAVFPRLEQWLIRGVTFS